The genomic window GCCTGGTGATCCTACCCAAGTCTTGCAGATCTCTTTGTATGTAATGGGGTCACATTGTGCTTAAGTTGTGCTTAGCGTAGGATACCTCAATATCCAGGTAACAAAACCTGGGCCAACTATGTCTTAAGAAGTCAGTTGTTGCTTTAACCTTCTGAATCATAGGAGCATCCAGACCCTGTGGTGATCTAAATGcacagtacacagacacacacacacacacagagagagagagagagagagagagagagagagagagagagagagagagagtccaaaCCCTGGCGCTCTGGGCAGCTGCTCTGCATGTTGTTAGAATCAGGGAATGTTTTTGCTCATGTGTGTTTTAAGCCAGACTCATTCTCAGCTATGTCAACAGTTATTAAGAtggttgaaataattttattctgcCCTAGTGGCCTTAACATCTTCTGTAGAAATAAGAGTTGACTGAAGAATTTCTGAGCTCATAGTCtcatttcttctccatctctAGGTTCTGGAAGCATGAgtcctcttttcttcctggccACTCTTTGTTTGGGGGTGGTCTCAGCGATTCCAATGCATGATCCTAGTTTGGATGCTGAATGGCACGAATGGAAGACAAGACATGGGAAAACATACAACATGGTTGGTACCATAAAAACTACCAGGGGCAACACAGAGAGAATGGTCTTGGCTGTGTCAAGTGTATAGAGGGTTTACATAGTGAAAGCCAGTTTCTTCAAGTCATGACCACAGTTTAGGAGCTATGAGAGCAAACCACACTGTTGACTGCGGATTGGATTGTGGCTTCCAGGGGTGTACAGTCTTCCTGGGTTCCCACCACCTGTAGCAGCAGGTTCACCAAGGGACCAAGGATTGGTCTTACAGTAGAATGACTACACGCTGTATTGATTCCAGCATGaagaaggacagaagagagcagtGTGGGAGGACAACAGGAAGGTGATTGAGCTGCACAACGAGGACTACGCCAAGGGAGTTCATGACTTCAGCATGGAGATGAACGCCTTCGGGGACTTGGTGAGTGCACACGGACGACAGAACGGGATCTCCTCTCTTCAGCTCTTCGTCAGCCATCTCTCCTTTGCAATGATTTCTTTACTCTTTCTTGAAGACCAATACAGAATTCAGGGAATTGATGACTGGCTTTCAAAGCGTGGAACCCAAGGAGATGGATGTGTTCCAGGAACCTCTGCTGGGTGATGTTCCCACGTTTGTGGACTGGAGAGATCATGGCTATGTGACTCCTGTGAAAAACCAGGTAGGACATGTTGTATTCTCGGTATCACCGTCCACCACCAAGTCAAGAAAGAAATGCCATCCTTGTCTTGCTGACTATTGGGGCAGCAGGCAGTTCACTGATAGTGAAATTATTCCTTCATGTGAATTGCTGTCAAACATCTGTCTTAGTTTTCTAGGTgagagctttttctttcttttctagggTCAATGTGGTGCTTGTTGGGCATTTAGTGCCGTTGGTTCCCTAGAAGGACAGATGTTCCGGAAAACAGGCAGACTGGTTTCTCTGAGTGAACAGAACCTAGTGGACTGCTCCTGGTCATACGGGAACAGCGGCTGTGACGGTGGCTTGATGGAGTACGCCTTCCAGTATGTGAAGGACAACAGAGGCCTGGACACAAGGGCGTCTTACGCGTATGAAGCACGGGTAAGTACAAATCTTAAGATGCTGTCTTTCCTGATCAAgtttacaaagcagaaaaattgCAGAGTTAATCTACTGTCCTCAGAACTTGTTTCCATGGTAGAATCCATCCTATTAAACCCCGAGTGCAGTGATAAGTGTCAGCCTGTGTGTGCTGGTCTGATTCCATGACTTCCATGTAACTGTTTCTGCTTGTGTTCCCACGGAGTGCATGCAAACCTTCCACACATAGTTCATATTGCTCTGCCCTGGATAGTTAGTATCTATAGGAACATACATGGCATGTCATTGAAGATGTGGGGTGTCATTGAAGGCTGTTCATCCAGCCACCAAAATCTACCAGCTTCTCAGGTTCTGAGACGTTTTATGAGTGTATAGACATGGAGTTCACCTGTGTGGATGGGAGCTGAGCTGAGAGGAGTTCTGACTCGGGGTCCCCAGGAGGTGTACAGCAATAaccatgactttttctttttttaacctttgtcTTTCAAAGAACGGACCCTGCAGATATGATCCTAAGTCTTCTGCAGCCAACGTCACAGGCTATGTGAAAATCCCAGTTAGTGAGGCAGCCCTAATGAATGCCGTGGCCACTGTGGGGCCCGTCTCTGTGGGAATTGATTCTC from Microtus pennsylvanicus isolate mMicPen1 chromosome 4, mMicPen1.hap1, whole genome shotgun sequence includes these protein-coding regions:
- the LOC142848736 gene encoding procathepsin L-like; translation: MSPLFFLATLCLGVVSAIPMHDPSLDAEWHEWKTRHGKTYNMHEEGQKRAVWEDNRKVIELHNEDYAKGVHDFSMEMNAFGDLTNTEFRELMTGFQSVEPKEMDVFQEPLLGDVPTFVDWRDHGYVTPVKNQGQCGACWAFSAVGSLEGQMFRKTGRLVSLSEQNLVDCSWSYGNSGCDGGLMEYAFQYVKDNRGLDTRASYAYEARNGPCRYDPKSSAANVTGYVKIPVSEAALMNAVATVGPVSVGIDSHHYSFRFYSGGMYYEPNCSSIDLDHAVLVVGYGEESDGKKYWLVKNSWGTGWGMNGYIKMARDRNNNCGIATHAVYPTV